One region of Molothrus aeneus isolate 106 chromosome 1, BPBGC_Maene_1.0, whole genome shotgun sequence genomic DNA includes:
- the ADCYAP1 gene encoding pituitary adenylate cyclase-activating polypeptide, translated as MCSKAILALLVYGIIMHCSVYCSPAAGLQYPALRLEDEVYDEDGNTLQDFAYDQEPLGIANPSSVIGEMYTLYYPPEKRHADGIFNKAYRKLLGQLSARKYLHSLMAKRVGGASGGLGDDAEPLTKRHIDGIFTDSYSRYRKQMAVKKYLAAVLGKRYKQRVKNKGRRVAYL; from the exons ATGTGTAGCAAAGCGATCTTAGCACTTCTGGTCTATGGCATAATAATGCACTGCAGCGTCTACTGCTCACCTGCGGCCGGACTTCAGTACCCGGCGCTCAG GCTGGAGGATGAAGTCTACGACGAGGACGGGAACACCCTGCAGGACTTCGCCTACGACCAAGAGCCCCTCGGTATAGCGAATCCGTCCTCCGTGATCGGCGAGATGTACACCTTGTATTACCCACCGGAAAAGAG GCACGCCGATGGGATCTTCAACAAAGCCTACAGGAAACTCCTGGGCCAGTTATCCGCCAGGAAATATCTGCACTCACTGATGGCTAAGCGGGTCGG CGGTGCCAGCGGCGGCCTGGGGGACGACGCGGAACCGCTGACCAAGCGGCACATAGACGGCATCTTCACGGACAGCTACAGCCGCTACCGGAAACAAATGGCTGTCAAGAAATACTTAGCAGCCGTCCTGGGGAAAAGGTATAAACAAAGAGTTAAAAACAAAGGACGCCGAGTAGCGTATTTGTAG